From Arcticibacter tournemirensis, one genomic window encodes:
- a CDS encoding SusD/RagB family nutrient-binding outer membrane lipoprotein → MKKYILYTLFFILTVSSFSCKDGFKDLSINPNTSEFVLPQALLAPALVDVVAANMNRSRRITNELMQVTVDMGDSDGKIFRYEIRKSEADYLWNAWYTQLTNFNDIYTGGRDNLSNTYMGIARICQAWIFSMLTDTYGDVPYFNANKGREGNITPAFDRQKDIYEDIFTKLEEANQLLDAAEKAKETVLASSDPIYGGSPTKWRRFGNSLYLRLLLRVSGKSEIDAVSKIKEIVQTNSVNYPIMASNDDSAILRWTGVSPLVTPFVDLRDADWYTPKSASFFVDNLVEWGDPRISSWVTMSRGEYVGIQSGYPVGEAPEGRSSLVTALKSSPLLGNIMNYSELQFILAEAATRGWITTQTAQSFYEAGITSGIAMWGATMPANYLQGASIMWDNDFSLDSKLELIHVQKYYSLFFTDLQSWFEYRRTGHPNLPIGPGVGNNGAMPSRISYPVYVQSTNGENYKAAVASQGPDDISTKVWWQKP, encoded by the coding sequence ATGAAAAAATATATTTTATATACACTATTTTTCATATTAACAGTTTCTTCCTTTTCCTGTAAGGACGGGTTCAAGGATTTAAGTATTAATCCCAATACAAGTGAATTTGTTTTACCTCAAGCCCTGCTCGCTCCTGCTTTGGTAGACGTGGTCGCTGCTAACATGAACAGAAGCAGAAGGATCACAAACGAGCTTATGCAGGTCACTGTTGACATGGGCGACTCTGATGGAAAAATTTTCCGGTACGAAATCAGGAAATCGGAAGCCGATTATCTTTGGAATGCCTGGTATACTCAGTTGACAAACTTTAATGATATTTACACGGGCGGTAGAGATAATCTCAGTAATACTTATATGGGAATAGCCCGGATATGTCAGGCATGGATTTTTTCTATGCTTACTGACACTTACGGAGATGTTCCCTATTTTAATGCCAACAAAGGCAGAGAAGGAAATATAACTCCTGCTTTTGACAGACAAAAGGATATCTATGAAGATATTTTTACCAAGTTAGAGGAAGCTAACCAACTGCTTGATGCTGCAGAGAAAGCGAAGGAAACAGTTTTGGCTTCAAGCGATCCAATATACGGCGGGTCTCCTACAAAATGGCGCAGGTTTGGTAATTCGCTCTACCTGAGGTTGCTATTACGTGTTTCAGGAAAGTCGGAAATAGATGCTGTTTCGAAAATTAAAGAAATAGTACAAACAAATTCGGTGAATTATCCGATTATGGCGAGTAATGACGATTCTGCAATATTAAGATGGACAGGAGTGTCTCCTTTGGTAACACCTTTTGTTGATTTAAGGGACGCAGATTGGTATACTCCAAAGTCGGCCTCTTTTTTTGTGGATAATCTTGTGGAATGGGGAGATCCACGCATTTCAAGTTGGGTGACTATGTCCCGCGGTGAATACGTAGGTATTCAAAGTGGCTATCCGGTCGGTGAAGCCCCTGAAGGAAGATCGTCTCTTGTCACCGCATTAAAAAGCAGCCCGCTTCTTGGTAATATCATGAACTATTCTGAACTACAGTTTATTCTTGCAGAAGCAGCGACAAGGGGGTGGATCACTACTCAGACCGCTCAAAGCTTTTATGAGGCAGGTATTACAAGCGGCATTGCCATGTGGGGTGCAACAATGCCCGCGAATTATCTGCAGGGGGCGTCCATTATGTGGGATAACGATTTTTCGCTGGATAGTAAATTGGAATTGATCCACGTTCAGAAGTACTATTCGTTGTTCTTTACTGACTTACAAAGTTGGTTTGAGTACCGTAGGACGGGACATCCAAATTTACCTATAGGTCCGGGCGTTGGAAACAATGGTGCTATGCCATCAAGGATAAGTTATCCAGTATATGTACAGTCAACGAATGGTGAAAATTATAAAGCCGCAGTAGCTTCACAGGGACCGGATGACATCAGCACAAAAGTATGGTGGCAGAAACCTTAA
- a CDS encoding DUF5689 domain-containing protein translates to MKKIFKLILGLVIVAMGMSCEKHDFAEGELSSFINIQRVRLLYRDADLTLTRENLDGAQITAGTVISVLDSGNVSPGIVVIQSERGGKMRGISLELGSDASNYRAGDSLSVNIIGGILKRVDGTLRISGLSPQSVEKVDENKNVVIRTATAININSKPEEYESTAVRIYGLKFTPDLGIETIGGTKVFNDNSADMQMHVESSSELSSSLLPKTATVTGIIFRNSEGVMQVWPRVKSDFISTSIIVDPRIPLGKFPVIITGFLSDPTGTDANYEYIQFMATQDLDFENTPFSVVTSNNAGSATPTGMPVNGWATGEMRTYKFNLTSGTVAKGSFFYVGGYKQVWGSSSADISSAKWIANILYASTPGNGFGTVTTNLLANSGNGAGIAVFKGTDVTVNSVPVDVIFFGGDGNLFSAGPPAVGYRITDNDLYSTMEGTQPFYKQGTNTKKFSFPAATNFAKLGGVYNVTSQSWTTARVKTDVPLGNGSTITVLEAGNGVTKLEQ, encoded by the coding sequence ATGAAAAAGATATTTAAACTTATTCTCGGGCTTGTAATTGTAGCGATGGGAATGTCGTGTGAGAAGCACGACTTCGCGGAAGGAGAGCTGAGCTCATTCATAAATATACAAAGAGTACGACTATTATACCGAGATGCAGACCTTACTCTGACGCGAGAAAATCTTGACGGAGCCCAGATTACAGCAGGTACAGTTATTTCTGTTTTGGATTCAGGAAACGTGTCGCCGGGCATCGTTGTAATTCAAAGTGAACGGGGTGGTAAAATGCGCGGTATATCATTGGAGTTAGGCAGCGATGCAAGTAACTATCGCGCCGGAGATTCCTTAAGCGTTAATATAATAGGGGGTATTTTGAAAAGGGTGGACGGCACCTTACGGATATCAGGCTTATCTCCTCAGTCAGTCGAAAAAGTAGATGAGAATAAAAATGTAGTAATTAGGACCGCAACCGCAATTAATATTAATTCAAAGCCAGAAGAGTATGAAAGCACTGCTGTTAGAATATACGGGCTAAAGTTTACTCCTGATTTAGGCATTGAAACGATAGGGGGGACTAAAGTATTTAATGATAATTCTGCTGACATGCAAATGCACGTGGAATCGTCGAGCGAACTTTCAAGTTCTCTTCTGCCTAAGACAGCAACTGTTACCGGGATTATCTTTCGTAATTCCGAGGGAGTGATGCAGGTCTGGCCAAGAGTGAAATCAGATTTTATCAGTACCAGTATAATTGTTGATCCGCGTATCCCCTTAGGCAAATTTCCGGTTATTATTACAGGTTTCTTGTCAGATCCTACCGGAACCGATGCTAACTACGAGTATATTCAGTTTATGGCTACACAAGATCTTGATTTTGAGAATACGCCATTTAGCGTAGTAACTTCTAATAATGCCGGTTCGGCAACTCCAACGGGTATGCCTGTTAATGGATGGGCTACTGGAGAGATGAGAACTTATAAGTTTAATCTCACTTCAGGGACTGTGGCAAAAGGTTCATTCTTTTATGTGGGCGGATATAAACAAGTATGGGGCTCTTCTTCTGCAGATATCAGTTCTGCCAAATGGATTGCTAATATCCTTTACGCTTCAACACCTGGAAATGGTTTTGGAACGGTCACTACAAATCTTCTAGCAAATAGCGGAAATGGGGCGGGAATTGCCGTATTTAAGGGTACAGATGTTACTGTTAATTCGGTGCCTGTAGATGTGATATTCTTTGGTGGGGACGGAAATCTATTTTCTGCTGGCCCCCCTGCAGTGGGATACCGAATTACTGACAATGACCTGTATTCAACCATGGAAGGTACCCAGCCTTTCTATAAGCAAGGCACGAATACTAAAAAGTTCTCCTTCCCTGCTGCCACAAATTTTGCCAAGCTCGGAGGTGTTTACAATGTTACTTCTCAGAGTTGGACTACGGCGCGGGTGAAAACAGACGTGCCCCTGGGGAATGGTTCTACAATAACTGTCTTAGAAGCAGGAAATGGCGTTACAAAATTAGAACAGTAA
- a CDS encoding phospholipase D-like domain-containing protein has protein sequence MKRQLNYSLLIFLLLFAGCKKGNDKDDNGSGTATIALNLPDAIFTDLTKVSVGQASPVIMDRLIALIDATPANATIHLSIFGFDHSGVINALKKASERGVILHIMIDMSVEDTKAQNPPTISTIRGFIKAGSEVVVVTNDVNTSSINHNKFVLFSELNTDKGKVSNVVFQTSHNFTVDDSKKIQDAVTMSHEGLYNAYVTYWNDIKAKASSGMKDFYYKEYVNDADGITAFFFPKRRNGISYGDDTIIEILNNITEPSTATVRVGMSDWVVSRINVANKLSELVTAGAKVEVVVKNKIDDEVQAVLRDMQSRGAFVKIYDISRTNIHSKFLLIEGKYKGQQCTIVATGSHNYTTNALRNNNETLLMLKNSSLYAKYISYYNEMKKLPGIN, from the coding sequence ATGAAGAGACAACTTAATTATAGCTTGTTGATATTCCTCCTGCTTTTTGCAGGATGTAAAAAAGGGAATGATAAGGATGACAATGGATCAGGAACGGCAACGATAGCCTTAAATTTGCCTGATGCCATCTTTACCGATCTAACAAAGGTATCTGTAGGGCAGGCCTCCCCTGTAATTATGGACAGGCTTATCGCCCTGATAGACGCCACTCCTGCCAATGCCACAATTCATTTGTCAATTTTTGGTTTCGACCATAGTGGCGTAATTAACGCACTAAAGAAAGCGAGTGAGCGAGGTGTTATTCTGCACATCATGATCGATATGAGTGTTGAGGATACTAAAGCTCAAAATCCCCCGACTATTAGTACGATCAGAGGATTTATCAAAGCTGGTTCTGAAGTGGTCGTAGTAACAAATGACGTAAATACCTCGTCAATCAATCACAATAAATTTGTTCTGTTCTCTGAGCTAAACACTGATAAGGGTAAGGTTTCAAACGTTGTTTTCCAAACTTCCCACAATTTTACTGTTGACGATTCTAAAAAAATACAGGATGCAGTAACTATGAGCCATGAAGGCCTCTACAATGCGTATGTGACCTACTGGAACGATATCAAGGCTAAAGCTTCAAGCGGCATGAAGGATTTCTATTACAAGGAATACGTTAATGATGCCGATGGAATTACGGCATTTTTCTTTCCTAAACGTCGTAATGGAATATCATATGGAGATGATACTATTATCGAAATTCTAAACAATATTACCGAGCCTTCTACAGCTACTGTTCGGGTAGGAATGTCGGATTGGGTGGTATCACGTATTAATGTGGCTAATAAGCTTAGCGAATTGGTGACTGCAGGTGCTAAAGTGGAAGTAGTTGTAAAGAATAAGATAGATGATGAGGTGCAGGCTGTTTTGAGGGATATGCAAAGCAGAGGTGCCTTCGTAAAAATATATGATATTTCAAGAACGAATATCCACTCGAAGTTTCTGCTGATAGAAGGCAAATACAAGGGGCAGCAGTGTACCATTGTTGCTACCGGAAGTCATAACTATACTACAAATGCCTTGCGTAACAATAACGAAACTTTACTGATGCTAAAGAATAGCAGCTTATATGCTAAATATATCAGCTACTACAACGAGATGAAAAAACTTCCTGGTATTAACTAA
- a CDS encoding calcineurin-like phosphoesterase C-terminal domain-containing protein, whose product MNRRSFIKKSGLFAGTLFISLKSYPFDRREKKITGRVHSLKNGLQGVVVSDGYSVVVTDKNGYYSIEPNENARFLWVSTPAGYEFNTESNLARHYEGIGSRNQYDFQLKPLNVDDSRHNFIIWADPQVKDKSDVVQMMETAVPDVKKLVGGMGGTLVHGIGVGDLVWDNHTLFADYEKAVADMGVPFFQALGNHDQDYRRGGDETSDVTFSEHFGPTYYSFSRGKAHYVVLDDVRYLGEDRKYDGYVNQQQLDWLKKDLQLIPRDNLVIVCLHIPVYSQVKNNGDLYALLRPFKNVHIMSGHTHYNINNIQNDIFEHNHGTVCGAWWTGPVCGDGTPRGYGVYEVNGTDLKWYYKATGREKEYQLSVDIETLNNQKRFIANVWNWDPQWKVEWWADDKYMGEPENIKGFDPLTIRLYKGDNLPAKRPFAEPHKTDHLFVGHFAPSVKKVKVVATDRFGQKFTAELNG is encoded by the coding sequence ATGAACAGAAGATCGTTTATAAAAAAATCCGGCTTATTTGCCGGTACTCTTTTTATAAGTTTAAAATCCTATCCGTTTGACAGGAGAGAAAAGAAAATAACCGGAAGGGTTCACAGCCTAAAGAATGGACTGCAAGGTGTGGTTGTATCCGACGGATATAGCGTTGTAGTAACAGACAAGAACGGCTATTACAGCATCGAACCAAATGAAAATGCCAGATTCCTTTGGGTTAGTACACCGGCAGGTTATGAGTTCAATACCGAGAGCAACCTTGCGAGACATTACGAAGGTATTGGTAGCAGAAATCAGTATGACTTTCAGCTGAAGCCTTTGAACGTGGATGACAGCCGCCATAATTTTATTATATGGGCCGACCCCCAGGTAAAGGATAAATCGGATGTTGTCCAGATGATGGAAACGGCAGTGCCTGACGTGAAGAAACTTGTCGGAGGTATGGGCGGAACTCTGGTTCATGGAATAGGCGTAGGCGATCTGGTTTGGGATAACCATACCTTGTTCGCTGATTATGAAAAGGCTGTTGCCGACATGGGGGTCCCATTCTTTCAGGCTCTTGGAAATCACGATCAGGACTACCGCCGGGGAGGAGACGAAACGTCCGATGTTACTTTCAGTGAACATTTCGGGCCTACATATTACTCATTTAGCCGGGGCAAAGCACATTATGTGGTACTTGACGACGTAAGATATCTGGGAGAGGACAGAAAGTATGATGGGTATGTTAATCAACAGCAACTCGACTGGCTTAAGAAGGATCTTCAGCTCATACCCAGGGATAATCTTGTGATTGTTTGTCTGCATATTCCGGTATATTCACAAGTGAAGAATAATGGAGACCTGTATGCTCTGCTCAGGCCCTTCAAAAATGTGCATATCATGTCGGGTCACACCCACTACAATATCAATAACATCCAAAATGATATTTTTGAGCATAATCATGGTACTGTGTGCGGAGCCTGGTGGACCGGACCGGTCTGTGGTGATGGAACTCCCCGTGGCTATGGCGTCTATGAAGTGAACGGTACTGATCTGAAATGGTATTATAAAGCGACAGGCAGGGAGAAAGAATACCAGCTCAGTGTCGATATTGAAACCCTGAATAATCAGAAACGGTTCATCGCCAATGTCTGGAACTGGGATCCCCAATGGAAAGTGGAGTGGTGGGCCGATGATAAATATATGGGAGAGCCTGAGAATATAAAGGGTTTTGATCCTCTTACGATACGACTATATAAAGGAGATAATTTACCAGCCAAACGGCCCTTCGCAGAGCCTCATAAAACCGATCATCTGTTTGTCGGCCACTTTGCACCTTCTGTAAAAAAGGTGAAGGTCGTTGCAACGGATCGCTTTGGTCAGAAGTTTACGGCTGAATTAAATGGATAA
- a CDS encoding glycerophosphodiester phosphodiesterase family protein, which produces MRNKRFGFLTKLKGITFVVAASLASCSTMKNTSQTDASFPALSLEAHRGGRGLMPENTIIAMINAMKIEGITTLEMDTHITKDHEVVVTHDDYLSPAFMLTPEGKEIPSSDAKKYPIYGLSYAELSKFDIGTKYYSAFPQQRKIKTYIPRLEDLIDSVQAYIKANNKKQYFYNIETKCSEKGDNILHPEPGRFVELLMNVIEKKKITPYVVIQSFDKRTIQIIHKKYPQVKTSYLVNNKKSYEENIADLGFKPFILSPDFKMVDADLVQKAHRDGVKIVPWTANSSEEINRLKGLKVDGIISDYPDLLVK; this is translated from the coding sequence ATGAGAAATAAAAGATTCGGTTTTTTGACGAAACTTAAGGGTATTACTTTTGTAGTAGCGGCCTCTTTGGCAAGCTGCAGTACAATGAAAAATACCAGCCAAACGGATGCTTCGTTTCCTGCCTTAAGCCTTGAGGCTCATCGTGGAGGGAGAGGCTTAATGCCTGAGAATACTATCATCGCTATGATCAATGCGATGAAGATTGAGGGTATTACAACACTGGAGATGGATACTCATATAACAAAGGATCATGAGGTGGTAGTTACGCACGACGATTACCTGAGCCCGGCGTTTATGCTAACGCCGGAAGGGAAGGAAATTCCGAGCTCTGACGCGAAAAAATATCCAATATATGGTCTTTCGTATGCTGAGCTGAGCAAGTTTGACATTGGTACAAAGTACTATAGCGCTTTTCCTCAACAGAGAAAAATTAAAACTTATATTCCTCGCCTGGAAGATTTGATCGACTCGGTTCAGGCGTATATCAAAGCGAACAACAAGAAGCAATATTTCTACAATATCGAGACTAAATGCAGTGAAAAGGGCGATAATATTCTGCATCCGGAACCCGGCAGGTTTGTTGAGTTGTTAATGAACGTGATTGAAAAGAAAAAAATAACTCCTTATGTTGTGATCCAGTCATTCGACAAACGAACGATTCAGATCATTCATAAGAAATATCCACAGGTAAAAACGTCTTATCTTGTGAATAATAAGAAAAGCTACGAAGAGAATATCGCGGACCTGGGCTTTAAGCCTTTTATTCTAAGTCCTGATTTTAAGATGGTTGATGCTGATCTGGTACAGAAGGCCCATCGCGATGGCGTGAAGATAGTGCCATGGACAGCAAACTCAAGTGAAGAGATTAATCGTCTTAAAGGGTTGAAGGTTGACGGTATCATTTCCGATTATCCTGATCTCCTGGTGAAGTAG
- a CDS encoding GDSL-type esterase/lipase family protein: MKYLLRRALFLLLATLILGSARLSAQEAKWDSTYRPGKYVAKVTAFKSEPKSKKDIIFLGNSITAGTDWSKLLDLPAAKNRGISGDITFGVLERLDDVIAGKPSKVFILIGINDISRNIPDSIILRNYRSIISRIEKGSKKTKIYFYTLLPVNSSFNKFKNHYGKDEHILWLNEEIKKLADKKVTVIDLYPHFLDDNKHLKAEYTKDGLHLNEAGYKVWADLLKNGGYLK, translated from the coding sequence ATGAAATATTTATTAAGAAGAGCGCTTTTTCTATTGCTGGCGACTCTAATTTTAGGTTCTGCCCGCCTGTCGGCACAGGAAGCAAAATGGGATAGCACCTACAGGCCTGGGAAATATGTCGCAAAAGTTACGGCTTTCAAGTCTGAGCCGAAGTCAAAGAAAGATATAATATTTTTAGGGAACAGTATAACCGCAGGAACCGACTGGTCTAAACTACTAGACCTTCCGGCTGCGAAAAATCGAGGAATATCCGGGGATATAACCTTCGGTGTTTTAGAACGCCTGGATGACGTAATTGCCGGGAAACCATCTAAAGTATTTATTCTGATTGGCATTAATGATATTTCAAGAAATATCCCTGACAGTATTATTCTCCGGAATTACCGGTCGATTATTAGCCGCATAGAAAAGGGCTCGAAGAAAACGAAGATTTATTTCTATACGCTTTTACCGGTAAACAGCTCATTTAACAAGTTTAAAAATCATTATGGTAAAGACGAGCATATTCTGTGGCTTAATGAGGAGATAAAGAAACTTGCGGACAAGAAGGTTACGGTTATTGATCTCTATCCCCATTTTTTGGACGATAACAAACACTTGAAAGCTGAGTATACTAAAGATGGCCTACATCTCAATGAGGCTGGCTACAAGGTGTGGGCTGACCTTCTGAAGAATGGAGGGTATTTAAAGTAG
- a CDS encoding alpha-N-acetylglucosaminidase — MKKELFLITFLAIFISSYSGYTQEAGSSLNKSAVRSLIKRILPSHSHFFDVAFIPQENGKDVFQIETKNGQILLSGPNGVSVASALNYYLKNFAGCDIGWNGTNLNLPPKLPLPKEKIHKQTPYTYRYNLNYCTFNYTMSWWDWDRWEWEIDWMALNGINMPLALTGQNSIWDRVYKSLGFTDKDLAGFFSGPAYFNWFWMGNLDGWGGPLPQSFMEMHEALQKRILSRERELGMTPVLPAFTGHVPPSFKDRYPQAKLKKTSWQGFPDVYILDPDDPMFLAIGKKFIGEEIKTFGTDHLYSADTFNENTPPTNDSTYLNDISRKVYQSMAEADSKATWIMQGWMFSYSAKFWQPTQIKALLNGIPNDRMIILDLYSESKPVWNRTEAYYGKPWIWCMLHNFGGNISMYGRMNNVANDPANALHDPKSGNLVGIGLTPEAIEQNPVMYELMLEHVWRDKPIDLATWLPDYSSRRYGKRNQNAIKAWEVLRNTVYNGAITSGGPESIITGRPTFNKTTRWTNTKKAYHPKDLLPAWNLLITASPDLKNSDGFQYDLVDLTRQVLVNYADTLQQRFAKAYKAKDVANFKKYSNEFLMVIDDVDKLLSSRKDFLLGRWLNAARKWGTSAEEKRLYEMNARNQITLWGDENSVLNDYACKQWAGLLHDFYKPRWKQFFEYVIPLMENDKEVNLKVFESKIKSWEWSWVQKTNSYNDMPSGDPVGFSKQMYRKYEKLIKQADKD; from the coding sequence ATGAAAAAAGAACTTTTTTTAATTACTTTCCTAGCTATCTTCATATCCTCTTATTCGGGTTACACACAGGAAGCTGGTTCCAGCCTTAATAAAAGTGCTGTTAGAAGCCTGATAAAAAGAATACTACCCTCTCACTCGCACTTTTTCGATGTAGCTTTTATTCCTCAGGAAAACGGAAAGGATGTTTTTCAGATTGAAACAAAAAATGGGCAGATACTATTGAGCGGACCGAATGGGGTTTCGGTAGCTAGCGCGCTGAATTATTACCTGAAGAACTTTGCAGGTTGCGATATTGGCTGGAACGGAACAAATTTGAATCTCCCTCCAAAGCTGCCTTTGCCGAAGGAGAAGATTCACAAGCAGACTCCATATACATATCGGTATAATTTAAACTATTGTACTTTTAATTATACCATGAGCTGGTGGGATTGGGACCGTTGGGAATGGGAAATTGACTGGATGGCCCTCAATGGGATTAATATGCCGCTTGCTCTTACGGGGCAAAATTCAATCTGGGATCGCGTTTATAAAAGCCTGGGTTTTACAGACAAAGATCTTGCCGGATTCTTCAGCGGGCCAGCTTATTTTAACTGGTTCTGGATGGGGAATCTGGATGGATGGGGCGGCCCGCTTCCGCAAAGTTTTATGGAAATGCATGAAGCGTTGCAGAAGAGGATCCTTTCACGGGAAAGAGAGCTGGGAATGACTCCAGTTCTGCCGGCCTTTACAGGTCATGTCCCTCCTTCGTTTAAAGATAGATATCCGCAGGCCAAGCTAAAGAAGACCTCATGGCAGGGATTCCCTGATGTGTATATCCTGGATCCTGATGATCCAATGTTCCTGGCGATAGGTAAAAAATTCATTGGGGAAGAAATAAAAACATTTGGTACGGATCATTTGTATTCTGCCGATACTTTCAATGAAAATACCCCTCCAACGAATGATTCGACATATTTAAACGATATCAGTCGAAAAGTTTACCAGTCTATGGCCGAAGCTGATAGTAAGGCTACATGGATAATGCAAGGGTGGATGTTTTCTTATTCAGCAAAGTTCTGGCAGCCTACGCAGATCAAAGCCCTGTTGAATGGAATTCCCAATGATAGAATGATCATCCTGGACTTATATAGTGAAAGTAAGCCAGTGTGGAACCGGACAGAAGCTTACTACGGCAAGCCCTGGATATGGTGTATGCTCCACAACTTTGGTGGCAATATCAGTATGTATGGCCGTATGAACAATGTAGCTAATGATCCGGCCAACGCTCTTCACGATCCAAAGTCAGGTAACCTTGTAGGGATTGGTCTCACTCCGGAAGCTATAGAGCAGAATCCCGTGATGTACGAACTCATGCTTGAGCATGTTTGGAGGGATAAACCGATAGATCTGGCGACGTGGCTACCAGACTATTCCAGTCGCCGGTATGGCAAGAGGAATCAGAATGCAATAAAGGCATGGGAAGTATTAAGGAATACAGTATACAATGGAGCCATTACTTCGGGTGGCCCGGAATCGATTATAACAGGAAGACCTACATTTAATAAAACTACACGCTGGACAAATACGAAAAAGGCCTATCATCCGAAAGATCTGCTGCCTGCCTGGAATTTGTTAATCACCGCATCGCCAGACTTGAAGAACAGCGACGGCTTTCAGTATGACCTGGTAGACCTGACCAGGCAAGTACTGGTAAACTATGCAGATACATTACAGCAGCGATTCGCCAAAGCTTACAAAGCAAAAGATGTGGCTAACTTCAAAAAGTACAGCAATGAGTTTTTAATGGTTATTGACGATGTGGATAAGCTGCTTTCTTCCAGAAAAGATTTTTTATTGGGCAGGTGGTTGAATGCAGCCCGAAAATGGGGGACTAGTGCTGAAGAGAAACGGCTTTATGAGATGAATGCCAGAAATCAAATAACTCTCTGGGGCGATGAGAACAGCGTTTTGAACGACTATGCCTGTAAACAATGGGCAGGACTACTTCATGATTTTTATAAACCACGCTGGAAGCAGTTCTTTGAATACGTTATCCCGCTTATGGAAAATGACAAGGAGGTGAACCTGAAAGTATTTGAAAGTAAAATTAAAAGTTGGGAATGGAGCTGGGTACAGAAAACAAACTCATACAATGACATGCCGTCGGGCGATCCAGTTGGTTTCTCAAAGCAAATGTACCGGAAGTATGAAAAGTTGATAAAACAGGCTGATAAGGATTAA
- a CDS encoding DeoR/GlpR family DNA-binding transcription regulator: MISITDRHQLILQKLKEHGHVSVQELSSEMDVSDVTIRKDLKLLEDKNLLFRTHGGGSVKNPYANDRPVNEKEQLYREEKQRIAKEAAKMIGQNDSIIIASGTTVLALARCINPLSHLTVITSALNVALELSHRPNVEVLQLGGQLRQNSSSVAGPYAEELLKDVTCGVLFLGVDGIDPETGLTTTSLMEARLNQKMMDAAQVTVVLADSSKFGKRGLGKICSLDKIQHIITDSGISGSMKSVLEESGIKVTIAE; this comes from the coding sequence ATGATAAGTATTACCGACCGGCACCAACTAATTCTGCAAAAACTTAAAGAACACGGACATGTAAGCGTTCAGGAATTAAGTTCAGAAATGGACGTGTCTGATGTTACCATCAGAAAGGACCTGAAGTTACTGGAAGATAAAAACCTTCTTTTTAGAACACACGGAGGCGGATCCGTCAAAAATCCGTATGCTAATGACAGGCCTGTAAACGAGAAAGAACAGTTATACAGGGAAGAAAAACAGAGAATAGCAAAAGAAGCCGCCAAAATGATCGGCCAGAACGACTCGATCATTATTGCTTCAGGCACAACTGTTCTTGCACTTGCGCGGTGCATAAATCCGTTAAGCCACCTTACTGTTATTACCTCAGCCCTGAATGTTGCTCTTGAATTATCTCATCGGCCAAACGTCGAAGTGTTACAATTAGGCGGACAACTGCGGCAAAATTCGTCATCGGTGGCTGGGCCTTATGCCGAAGAATTATTAAAGGATGTTACCTGCGGAGTGCTGTTCCTTGGGGTTGATGGCATCGACCCTGAAACCGGACTTACAACAACCAGTTTGATGGAAGCCCGCCTGAATCAAAAAATGATGGATGCAGCACAGGTAACTGTGGTGCTGGCCGACAGTTCGAAGTTCGGAAAACGGGGCCTCGGGAAAATTTGCAGCCTTGATAAGATCCAGCATATTATAACCGACAGCGGAATTTCGGGCTCTATGAAATCTGTTCTCGAAGAAAGCGGAATCAAAGTTACTATCGCAGAATAA